From the Desulfosarcina sp. BuS5 genome, one window contains:
- a CDS encoding sigma-54 interaction domain-containing protein, with translation MKNFRFNISLYVIIPLISMGAVTFAVIITYEITAYYLRKGLNPFWPAAFWGMVMLVFTGCISFLIAKIIIGPLERFVQKAENLGVVQKNTGIKESLKDDMGRFTSVFDQVTELLSRVEARKLFPLITGSSRGIRGVLNRIIKVAPTDSTVLILGETGTGKELVATSIYKHSRRKDKPFVTINCAAIPAGLLESELFGHEKGSFTDAGARKTGRFELADKGTIFLDEIGDMPLDTQAKLLRVLENRYIERVGGSQQIRVDVRIIAATNRNLEEMVKQNRFRRDLFYRLNVFSIIIPPLRERKEDIPAIADHFIKKLGKGVDIAPESMNILSAYHWPGNVRELQNIIESASITAKDTIEPVQLLSLIAKYPQEAGSIFAGDESDNSSCNIDQRIQEYEKGIIIAALNRTGGVQIRAAKMLGIKERSLWHRIKKYGIDVNSFKSDAG, from the coding sequence GGCGCTGTGACTTTTGCCGTGATTATCACCTATGAAATCACGGCCTATTATCTGCGAAAAGGCTTGAACCCTTTCTGGCCGGCGGCTTTCTGGGGCATGGTTATGCTTGTTTTTACCGGCTGCATCAGTTTTTTGATAGCAAAAATTATAATAGGTCCACTGGAACGTTTTGTTCAAAAAGCCGAAAACCTTGGGGTAGTGCAAAAAAATACGGGCATAAAAGAATCCCTCAAGGATGATATGGGACGCTTCACCTCTGTTTTTGATCAGGTCACGGAACTCCTTTCAAGGGTGGAGGCGCGGAAGCTTTTCCCCCTGATAACGGGCAGCAGCCGGGGGATAAGGGGTGTATTGAACCGGATTATAAAAGTAGCCCCGACCGATTCAACGGTTCTTATCCTGGGAGAAACCGGCACCGGCAAGGAACTGGTCGCCACTAGTATTTACAAGCACAGCCGCCGCAAAGATAAACCCTTTGTTACGATTAATTGCGCGGCCATACCTGCCGGCCTGCTTGAGAGTGAACTTTTCGGACATGAAAAGGGCTCCTTTACAGATGCAGGAGCCAGGAAAACCGGCCGCTTTGAACTTGCCGACAAGGGGACAATATTCCTGGATGAAATCGGGGACATGCCCCTCGATACCCAGGCCAAGCTGCTGCGAGTTCTGGAGAACCGGTATATAGAACGGGTGGGAGGCTCACAGCAGATCAGGGTGGATGTGCGGATCATCGCCGCCACAAACCGGAACCTGGAAGAGATGGTAAAACAAAACAGATTCCGCCGGGATCTTTTCTACCGGCTCAATGTTTTTTCAATCATTATTCCTCCCTTGCGTGAAAGAAAAGAGGATATCCCGGCCATAGCCGATCATTTTATTAAAAAGCTGGGAAAGGGGGTCGATATAGCCCCTGAAAGCATGAACATCCTTTCCGCTTATCACTGGCCCGGGAATGTCAGGGAACTTCAAAATATAATTGAATCCGCATCAATTACTGCAAAGGATACGATTGAACCGGTGCAGCTCTTGTCACTTATTGCAAAATACCCGCAAGAGGCTGGTTCAATTTTTGCCGGAGATGAATCAGATAATTCAAGCTGTAATATTGATCAGCGTATTCAGGAATATGAAAAAGGGATTATTATCGCGGCCCTTAACCGGACCGGAGGTGTGCAGATCAGGGCCGCCAAAATGCTTGGCATTAAAGAGCGAAGTTTGTGGCACCGGATTAAAAAGTACGGCATTGATGTTAATTCATTCAAGTCCGATGCCGGGTGA